Proteins from a genomic interval of Lycium ferocissimum isolate CSIRO_LF1 chromosome 2, AGI_CSIRO_Lferr_CH_V1, whole genome shotgun sequence:
- the LOC132044593 gene encoding glutamate receptor 2.9-like, whose amino-acid sequence MIIFILKAFLFISFVTVKATANETIEIGAIIDINSRIGKEQKTAIDIAVENYNHDSRNNKQLITVHFRNTSKDTIQIFFTAEELVEQNHVKMIVSGMQTWEETALVADIGKRHQVPVISSVTASYTPEFVQLKWPFLVQMTSSSLDQINCTASIVSSYQWRKVIVIYEDDMYSDSSMLAVLTETLRNHGTEIEHQLILPQLSSLSDPREVVRREVVKLLRKQSRVFIILRASISTAIHLFKEAKEIGLMGRDSAWILADLLDSADTPFISSIQGALGIKNHYAEETKSFQDFKGQFQKIFQSDYPTEDHSEPGIHALKAYDSIAAFTKAVNTLGPKSFNDSVLLKNRILSSNFTGLSGHVSFVNGALSHPPTFRIVNVDGNRYKGLGFWSSKFGFSEVLEAENGERIGVNGSPTMKSSMVKWPGELKRVPKGWVMPTDSKPLIIGVPGRTSFEKFVKVETVAETNEKKYSGFCIDLFKEVLKILEQNYSLPYEFEPYNGSYPDLVQQVINGSYDAIVGDMTVLAERAKYVEFTQPFAESGLSMVVPVKFDRSQKALMFLKPFTANMWIATGAVLVYTMIVVWFMEHQSNPEFRGRWKDQLGTAMWFTFSSLFFAHRETIKSNYTKIVVIVWLFLVFVLTSSYTASLTSMLTVPRLEPSVKDIGWIRRTNATVGCDGDSFVKDYLRQVLELQNIKNISNQEDYPKELESGSIKAAFLEIPYRKVVFREHCNQYVVAGPSYRFGGLAFVFQKGSPLARDVSEAILTLTQDGTLKRLEEHWFALSRNCDNVDPADETESLTLGSFWGLYLVSGATSTVCLLFYVYSLFRKSPQLSGTYHDNIVHPSTDQSFRTKTAGIIQYNQNDKPSVSLRRVTSARAAGLGVDARGHSRKWHLVSPSDAAQIFDGSSQDTQLAIEMGNSRSE is encoded by the exons ATGATAATCTTCATCCTCAAGGCCTTTCTTTTTATCTCCTTTGTAACTGTCAAAGCAACTGCAAATGAAACAATAGAGATAGGTGCAATTATTGACATAAATTCCCGTATTGGGAAGGAACAGAAAACTGCCATAGATATAGCAGTTGAGAACTATAATCATGACAGTAGAAATAACAAGCAGCTTATAACAGTTCATTTTAGGAACACCAGCAAGGATACAATTCAGATCTTTTTCACAG CTGAAGAGCTTGTTGAACAAAACCATGTAAAGATGATAGTTAGTGGCATGCAAACTTGGGAAGAAACAGCTTTAGTTGCTGATATTGGGAAAAGGCATCAAGTTCCAGTTATCTCTTCTGTTACAGCTTCCTACACACCAGAATTTGTGCAGCTTAAATGGCCTTTCTTGGTGCAAATGACTTCAAGCAGCTTGGACCAAATAAATTGTACAGCTAGTATAGTTAGTTCCTACCAATGGAGGAAAGTCATAGTAATTTATGAAGATGACATGTATAGTGATTCGAGTATGCTTGCAGTTTTAACTGAAACACTTAGAAATCATGGTACAGAAATAGAGCATCAACTAATTCTTCCACAATTATCTTCTCTATCTGATCCAAGGGAGGTTGTTCGACGAGAGGTTGTCAAGTTACTAAGGAAACAATCAAGGGTGTTTATCATTCTTCGTGCATCAATATCCACTGCCATTCATCTGTTTAAAGAAGCCAAGGAGATTGGACTTATGGGAAGAGATTCAGCTTGGATACTTGCTGATCTCTTGGATTCTGCTGACACACCCTTTATTTCATCTATCCAAGGAGCTTTAGGAATCAAAAATCACTATGCAGAAGAAACTAAGTCTTTCCAAGATTTTAAAGGTCAATTCCAAAAGATTTTCCAGTCTGATTATCCTACGGAAGATCACTCGGAGCCTGGAATTCATGCTCTAAAAGCATATGACAGTATCGCAGCTTTTACTAAGGCTGTGAACACTTTGGGTCCAAAGAGTTTCAATGACTCAGTGTTGCTGAAAAACAGAATTCTTTCCAGCAATTTCACAGGTTTGAGTGGCCATGTTAGTTTTGTCAATGGAGCGCTGTCACACCCTCCAACGTTTAGGATTGTAAATGTCGATGGGAACAGGTATAAAGGACTTGGCTTTTGGTCATCAAAGTTTGGATTCTCGGAAGTTCTTGAAGCTGAAAATGGGGAGAGAATAGGGGTTAATGGTTCCCCTACCATGAAGTCTAGTATGGTAAAATGGCCGGGAGAATTGAAACGTGTCCCAAAAGGGTGGGTGATGCCTACTGATTCAAAACCATTGATTATTGGTGTTCCGGGAAGAACATCTTTTGAGAAATTTGTGAAGGTTGAAACTGTGGCtgagacaaatgaaaagaagTATAGTGGTTTCTGTATTGATCTTTTCAAAGAAGTACTTAAAATTTTGGAGCAAAATTATTCACTACCTTATGAATTTGAACCATATAATGGCTCATATCCTGATTTGGTTCAGCAAGTGATTAATGGG AGCTATGATGCTATCGTTGGAGACATGACAGTATTAGCTGAAAGAGCAAAATATGTGGAATTCACGCAGCCATTTGCAGAGTCAGGGTTGAGCATGGTGGTTCCAGTGAAGTTTGATAGATCCCAGAAGGCATTGATGTTCTTGAAGCCTTTCACTGCAAACATGTGGATAGCAACAGGTGCTGTCTTAGTTTACACAATGATTGTAGTTTGGTTCATGGAGCATCAGTCCAATCCTGAATTTAGAGGCCGGTGGAAAGATCAACTAGGAACTGCAATGTGGTTTACATTCTCTTCACTGTTTTTTGCTCACC GGGAGACTATCAAGAGCAATTACACAAAGATTGTAGTCATAGTTTGGCTTTTCCTGGTCTTCGTGTTGACCTCGAGTTATACAGCTTCTCTGACTTCAATGCTGACTGTTCCAAGACTGGAACCAAGTGTGAAAGATATAGGATGGATAAGGAGAACAAACGCAACCGTTGGATGTGATGGTGATTCCTTTGTTAAGGATTATTTGAGGCAAGTCTTGGAGCTTCAAAATATCAAGAATATTAGCAATCAGGAAGATTATCCAAAGGAACTTGAAAGTGGAAGCATCAAAGCAgcctttcttgaaattccatATCGGAAGGTGGTCTTTAGAGAGCACTGCAACCAGTATGTTGTAGCTGGTCCTAGTTACAGATTTGGTGGACTAGCCTTT GTATTCCAGAAAGGCTCTCCGCTAGCTCGTGATGTATCTGAAGCCATACTGACTCTAACACAAGATGGTACGCTTAAGCGCTTGGAAGAACATTGGTTTGCTTTATCAAGGAATTGTGACAATGTTGATCCTGCTGATGAAACAGAAAGCCTCACCCTTGGGAGCTTCTGGGGCTTATATCTAGTTTCTGGTGCAACATCTACTGTCTGTTTGCTGTTTTATGTGTATAGTTTATTCAGAAAATCCCCGCAACTGAGTGGAACATATCATGACAACATAGTTCATCCGTCAACTGATCAAAGTTTCAGGACAAAGACAGCTGGAATTATACAGTATAACCAAAATGACAAGCCTTCAGTATCATTAAGGAGAGTAACATCTGCTCGGGCAGCAGGGCTCGGGGTAGACGCGAGGGGGCATTCGCGAAAGTGGCACTTGGTGAGTCCTTCAGATGCTGCACAAATTTTTGATGGCTCTTCCCAGGATACTCAACTTGCTATTGAAATGGGGAATTCAAGGTCAGAGTGA